A region of the Litchfieldia alkalitelluris genome:
CTTTTGCACATCCAATCCCTAATAATGACATATATTTTCTTAAAATCATTCATGTCCCTCCAATAGTAACCTACTATTAAAAGGATATGAAAGGAATCTTATTCTTGATTACGCTTTTACATTAGATATGACTAATTTAACAAACAGTATGGTTTTAATCAGTCTTAGTTAGAATAACTAAAACTAAGTTATAGTGGCATCTCTTCTTCCCACTATATCGCATTTGCATATACTTAATCGAGAAAATCGCTGCTAATGAGCAACGATTTTTTTTGGATGGGCCTCAGTAATAAATTCAAAAATGTTACTTGCCGTGGATATGTTTGTCTTCAATACGCTTTTCAATTTTATCTAATTGATCTTTATCTCTTAAAAGATCTTCCTTATTTTCTAAAATAAGAGCTTTTAAAGACTTTTTTGTTTGCATTTTTTTTAACATATGAATTCCTTCTTTCCTTTTTTATAATATTCAAACTATTTAGCGTGGGTGTGCAAAATGTATTATTCTAAAAATTAGTAAACTTTCATTTCCCTTAAAAAAAACCTCCTCCAGTCCGGAAAAGGTCATTCATTCCACAATAAAGACCTTTACCAAATGAGGGTAAAGGTCTTGCTAACAACGTTATAGTTGCCAACAAAGCCGAGGGTAAGACCCTGTAATGACGACTTTGCTGTAAAAGCTACTCCCCTTTAGGAGACTCATAAAATTTTATGTTTGCAAGAAAAAGTATACAAATTTAAAAATATTTTGTCAATAATGTTACATATGACTAATTTGCCTATAAGTAATTATAGTTGAAAACGATTGCAGTTATATTTCTTAAATGTTAAAAATTTGTGACAATTTTGAAATGTCGATTGGTTCACCTTTCTGCCGACCAAGCAAGCGATTTTCTTTCTAAGTTCTTAACAAAGCGGTCTTTACCATCCATATATGCCTCAATGTTGTCAGGATATAATGATGACAGCTGCTCTTTCAGGAGCCCATAGGCAAGAGCTTCTTCTGGGTTTGCTCGCAAATAGTCCCGAACGGCCAAGTGACGATTGATTTCATAGGTATTGTGTTGGTCGAACATATGAACATGGTGTGTGCGAGTATTATTTCCCTTGCGAAAATATCGTCTTCCCGGCATTCCAAACTCACCCATAGGTTCATATCCTAGGCTTTTCATTTGTTCATTGAAACTATCCACTACTTCTATATTCTGTACAACAGGAAGAATATCGATAATGGGTTTTGCTTTAAGGCCCGGGACTGAGGTGCTTCCAAAGTGATGAATTTCTAATACTTCATCCTTTAGGATCTTCTTGATTTTTTCAGCTTCATCTTGAAATAATTTCGGCCAATGCTCTTGGTAATCAGTCACAACAACTTTCCTCAAAAAAGAAGCACCTCCTAAAAACATTAATTTGTTGTTTCTAAGCCACCAAGGTTAAGGAATTCATCAATTGCTTGCTTATTCATCTCTTTATTAATTTCTAATACAGCACCTGCATGAGGATAGCTTGCATCTACATAAGAGTCATCTACAGGTATGCGCAAAGTGTCGATATGATCAGGCGGATGGAGAATAAAATCCTTTAATAACCCCATAATTTCAAGGGTTTGAAGATTAGTTTCGATATATGGTGTAACAGTTCCCACTAATTTAGGGAGCTTTGTGACGCCATTCACACTAATGACTTCATCCTTGAGCGCATTCACTACTACTTGTTGACGTCTAACACGTCCAAAATCTGCTTCTGCATCTGCACGAAAACGGGCATAGCCGAGTAATTCTTTACCGTTTAAATTCTGAAGACCTGGTTGTAAGGATACACCGATTTGTTCTGACATTGCCTTTTCAACATCAATCTCAATACCAACTGGAGCAAGTGCGTCTACGGCTTTCTCAAATCCTTTAAAATCTATAATGGCATAATAATGAAGGTCAATATCAAAATTTGTCTTGATTGTTTTTCGTAAAAGCTCAGGACCGCCTAAAAAGAATGCAGTGTTTATTTTATAGCTTTGGTGCTCTGGAATTTCCACATAGATATCTCTCATAAGTGATACCAATTTTGCTGATTCTGTTTTAGGGTCATATTGAGCGATCATAATTGTATCTGTACGTGATTGTTCTTCGTCTCTTGCATCAATTCCTAATAATAAGATGTTCACTTTTCCTATATTGTTTTCAATCGTTGCTCCCTGAAACTCTTCTTCTTGATTTTTTTCTTTAGTGGGGGCTTCTTGATCCACATTAGCTAATTGTAAGCCTTGATAATATTGATAAAAACCATATGAGAAAACTGCTATGATTAAAATAAAGAAAATTAGCAGTATCTTAAACACTCGTTTTTTTCTTTGACGCTTTTGTCGATCCATAAAAACCTCCAAAATGAGTTAACAATATTTCCCTCAAAACTACTATTATTTTATCATTCTTTCGATTTTTTTGTTATTTTATATTTATTAATATTGAGTAAAGGTACTAGTGACACCTGGCCTAGTTCCACTAGTACCCTCTAGTGCATGTGAATAAGCCAAAACTTACTTATTGTTCTTCTCTTTCTTGTCTTTAATTAACTTGGTCTGCTCTATAATATGTTTTTTTACCTTTTCCCTTTTTGTACCAATGAGTGTAACTGTATGTGGACTTGTGTATTGTTTTGTATAAATAGTTATAGGTCCTTCTTCATGGCGGGCAGATATTGTCTGTTCGACTGACCCTTTTGTGGAAAATAGGGTGGTTCGTAAGTATTTGTTGTCTTGGTCATAAACATCCATGACTGCCTTGATACTTAAATTGTTGGTCTGTTTATTATAATTTGTTATAGCATTTACTTTTAGAAGTTCCTTGTGTTCATTTTTAGCGATATACACTAGAACCTGTTCTCCTTCGGCTTGACAAGCACTTAATAAAAGGATAAATAAAAGGAGTACTAGAGAATGAATAAAACGTTTTTTCATTAAAATGGCTCCTTTTTAAAAATTTTTCGAAGTAAGTAAAATTAAACAAGGTGTTCAGACGCCTAGACCCTTGAGAGCTTCACAGACCCTTTCAAATTAGAAGGGCACCATTATAGCTTTTTTAGGTCTTGCCAAGGCGTAAATGAATTTCTAATATAAATGCTTTCTTATTCTTTACGGTTTTAAAGTAAACTATAAGTTTAAATAAAACTGCTTTAAAAAGGTGATGTAGAACATGAGACAAAATACAATTGGTATAGATCTAGGTGGAACCAATATCCGGGTGGCGCTCGTTGAAGATCATGGGATGATTTTAAAAGAGCTCAATGAAAAAACGGAAGTGGAAAAGGGACCGGAGTTCGTGATAAACAAAATGGTTCGTATGATTAATGAAATAAACCAAGGAGAAAATGTGAAGTCGGTTGGAATTGGGGCTCCAGGTCCTCTTGATCTTAAGAAGGGACTCATTTTAGACCCACCACATCTGCCTGGTTGGACTGAAATTCCTTTGGTAAGAATCTTAGAGAAGGAAACAGGTCTAAACGTGTTTCTTGATAATGATGCAAATGCTGCAGCGTTGGCGGAGAGCTTGCTAGGTGCTGGGAGGGACTATGAAAGTGTCTATTATATAACGATTTCTACAGGAGTTGGAGCTGGGTTTGTTATTAATGGAAAGATTTTTCAAGGCGCCCAAGGTTATGCCGGTGAAATAGGAAATATGATTGTAAACAATGCAGGTCAAAGTTATTTGGGATTAAATAGAGGAGCTTTAGAAGGGATTACTAGCGGTAGTTCCATTACTAGGGAAGGTATGGTTCGTTTAGGGGTAAAGGGAGGAACCGAGGAGGTATTTTTATTAGCCAAGAATGGAGATATAGTTGCAAATGAGATTATTGATGAAGTCATCAAGCATATGGCGATTGCGATTGCAAATATCATACATACCATTAACCCAGCTGTATTTATCTTGGGTGGTGGAGTCATGAAGTCAGAGCAACAAATCCTTGAGCCATTACGTGAAAAAGTCAAAGAATTTGTTTATCCAGGACTTAAAGAAATCATCCGAATTCACCCTGCACAGCTTGGAACAAGGGCTGGGATTGTAGGTGCATCTTTGATTCCTAGGCAATATGAATAGAAAGTCCTATGTTTTCTAATAATAACTTTATAATTCCTTGAAAAATGGGGCTATATGATGAGGAAAAATAAGTTTCCATTCTTTGTGCTATTTATCATTCACACAAGTATTATTTTATTTACTCTTTATAAAAAGAAGGATGAGCAGCGTGAGTTATCTATTTTGTTATTTATTAACGTAGGATTAGCGTATATTTTTGAATACATTGTATTCAACGTCTTACGAGCATATCGTTATAAACCTAGAGTTATGAAAAACAAATATATTGATAATACGTTCGGTGCTCTCTTATCACAAGCAATTATCATACCATTTACAGCTGTATTTTTAACTGCTTTTAAGTTTGGAAAAAAAGGGAAGATCTTTTTTTCACTCTACTTTCTCATCGTAGAATGTATTTTTGTGAAGCTAGGGGTATTTACTAGACACTGGTGGAAGACCTATTTAACACCTATTTTAGTATTCCTTTATTTCCTCATATCTGATTATTCATATAAAAAGATAAAGGAAAGAAATCGATTTATTCTTTCGGTATCGCTCTTCTTTTGTATAAATGTAATGGTTGTTAATGGACTCTACTTCCTTGCTGCATTTGGGAGGTTTAAGATTGAATTGGGAAAGTGGTCATCCTGGAGGGAGCACTTTATTATTGCTCCTTTATATGGGATTATCTTAAGTTTATTTGCGACGTGGCAAATCCAAAAAAGGGGCTTCTTACCCCAAATAAATATCCTTCTTTTTGCTAATTTAATGGATTGGGTATTACGGGAGCTTGACGTTGTGAAGCTAAGTTTAAAGGGAAAATATGACCTAATCATACACCATCTTGCAGTGAGCATTTTAATTTCGCGTTTAAAAGCTTTAATTTATAAACAAATTTGAAAAAACTTCACT
Encoded here:
- a CDS encoding GrpB family protein, translating into MFLGGASFLRKVVVTDYQEHWPKLFQDEAEKIKKILKDEVLEIHHFGSTSVPGLKAKPIIDILPVVQNIEVVDSFNEQMKSLGYEPMGEFGMPGRRYFRKGNNTRTHHVHMFDQHNTYEINRHLAVRDYLRANPEEALAYGLLKEQLSSLYPDNIEAYMDGKDRFVKNLERKSLAWSAER
- a CDS encoding LCP family protein, whose translation is MDRQKRQRKKRVFKILLIFFILIIAVFSYGFYQYYQGLQLANVDQEAPTKEKNQEEEFQGATIENNIGKVNILLLGIDARDEEQSRTDTIMIAQYDPKTESAKLVSLMRDIYVEIPEHQSYKINTAFFLGGPELLRKTIKTNFDIDLHYYAIIDFKGFEKAVDALAPVGIEIDVEKAMSEQIGVSLQPGLQNLNGKELLGYARFRADAEADFGRVRRQQVVVNALKDEVISVNGVTKLPKLVGTVTPYIETNLQTLEIMGLLKDFILHPPDHIDTLRIPVDDSYVDASYPHAGAVLEINKEMNKQAIDEFLNLGGLETTN
- a CDS encoding ROK family protein, with amino-acid sequence MRQNTIGIDLGGTNIRVALVEDHGMILKELNEKTEVEKGPEFVINKMVRMINEINQGENVKSVGIGAPGPLDLKKGLILDPPHLPGWTEIPLVRILEKETGLNVFLDNDANAAALAESLLGAGRDYESVYYITISTGVGAGFVINGKIFQGAQGYAGEIGNMIVNNAGQSYLGLNRGALEGITSGSSITREGMVRLGVKGGTEEVFLLAKNGDIVANEIIDEVIKHMAIAIANIIHTINPAVFILGGGVMKSEQQILEPLREKVKEFVYPGLKEIIRIHPAQLGTRAGIVGASLIPRQYE
- a CDS encoding FbpB family small basic protein, encoding MLKKMQTKKSLKALILENKEDLLRDKDQLDKIEKRIEDKHIHGK